A genomic window from Exiguobacterium acetylicum DSM 20416 includes:
- a CDS encoding YjcG family protein has product MNIGVVLFPSKRVQDFANSYRKRYDSKYALITPHITLRERMEVDETELDHIVTELNRIASETKPVNLHIQGARSFHPTNNVLFLKVMPTDELEQLHRALHTGPLEHKPKYDFLPHITIGQELSDVELFDVLERLKMEDIRFQEDVTKMALLYELENGAWSVYETFRFSGQ; this is encoded by the coding sequence ATGAACATCGGGGTTGTATTGTTTCCATCGAAACGCGTTCAAGATTTTGCAAATTCATACCGAAAGAGATATGACTCGAAGTATGCACTGATCACACCTCATATCACGCTACGGGAGCGGATGGAAGTCGATGAGACAGAATTAGACCACATCGTGACGGAGTTGAATCGAATCGCGTCCGAAACGAAGCCTGTCAATTTGCACATTCAAGGAGCTCGTTCGTTCCATCCGACGAACAATGTCTTGTTCCTTAAAGTAATGCCAACGGATGAGTTAGAACAATTACATCGCGCTTTGCATACAGGGCCACTCGAACATAAGCCGAAATACGATTTCTTGCCACATATCACGATTGGTCAAGAACTGTCGGATGTCGAACTGTTCGACGTGTTAGAACGTCTCAAGATGGAAGATATTCGTTTCCAAGAGGACGTTACGAAAATGGCTTTATTGTATGAACTGGAAAACGGTGCTTGGAGTGTCTATGAGACATTCCGCTTCTCAGGTCAATGA
- a CDS encoding phosphatase PAP2 family protein — translation MRGARAAWTGASIAVVLFVIIAVSIRMTGYFLFDAQLSSYMSQHVPGDYVSWFTQLGSGPGAMTMTALLGILSYVLWRDRIASIWYVLMAISVGVLNQVVKFAFVRERPSLNELVGGVGYSFPSGHSAMAFAVYAGFLVVAFHHLKTGGKVLVSIVTIGLFLAMGASRIILNVHYFSDVIGGYCFAGILLCSSYAFIVSRRKKGVA, via the coding sequence ATGCGGGGTGCGAGAGCGGCATGGACAGGTGCGTCTATTGCTGTCGTCTTGTTCGTGATCATCGCTGTCTCGATTCGAATGACAGGCTATTTCTTATTTGATGCCCAATTATCATCATACATGTCGCAACATGTTCCTGGGGATTACGTTTCTTGGTTCACTCAACTCGGATCAGGTCCAGGAGCGATGACGATGACAGCGTTACTTGGCATACTGAGTTATGTCTTGTGGCGAGATCGTATCGCAAGCATCTGGTATGTGCTCATGGCAATATCGGTAGGGGTGTTGAATCAAGTCGTTAAATTCGCTTTTGTTCGAGAGCGACCTTCATTAAACGAACTGGTTGGCGGCGTAGGATACAGTTTTCCGAGCGGTCATTCTGCGATGGCATTTGCTGTCTATGCTGGATTTCTCGTTGTTGCGTTTCATCATCTAAAAACAGGTGGGAAAGTACTTGTATCGATCGTGACGATTGGATTATTCCTCGCCATGGGAGCTTCTCGAATCATTTTAAACGTTCACTATTTCTCAGATGTCATCGGTGGGTATTGTTTTGCCGGAATTCTTTTATGTAGCTCCTATGCATTCATCGTCTCCCGTAGAAAAAAAGGAGTGGCTTGA
- the fabI gene encoding enoyl-ACP reductase FabI, whose product MNIYPSLEGKTYVVMGVINQRSIAWGIARALDAAGASLAFTYVGERFKAPLEKLGQELSRPASYYTCDVTSDEEIEQVFQTIHADHGKISGIAHSIAFADKEALRGEFSGVTREQFAQALDISAYSLTAVVKAAKDFFTEDASVITLTYLGGEKMVPNYNVMGVAKAALDASVRYLAAEYGQQGVRVNAISAGPIRTVSAKGVGDFNSILDSIEERAPLHRNVTTEQIGQSGLFLLSQMSSGVTGEILHVDSGFHIL is encoded by the coding sequence ATGAATATTTATCCTTCACTCGAAGGCAAGACGTACGTCGTCATGGGCGTCATCAACCAACGTTCGATTGCATGGGGTATCGCACGTGCGCTCGACGCTGCTGGAGCAAGCCTGGCATTTACATATGTCGGGGAACGTTTTAAAGCACCACTTGAAAAATTAGGGCAAGAATTATCACGTCCGGCTTCTTATTATACGTGTGATGTCACAAGTGATGAAGAAATCGAACAGGTCTTCCAAACAATCCATGCGGATCACGGTAAGATTTCAGGAATCGCTCACTCGATCGCATTCGCGGACAAAGAAGCGCTTCGTGGTGAATTCTCTGGAGTAACGCGTGAACAGTTTGCGCAAGCACTTGATATCTCAGCCTACAGCTTAACAGCAGTCGTCAAGGCGGCGAAGGATTTCTTTACGGAAGATGCATCCGTCATCACGTTGACGTACCTTGGTGGTGAGAAGATGGTTCCGAACTACAACGTCATGGGTGTTGCGAAAGCCGCATTAGATGCAAGCGTTCGTTATCTCGCTGCTGAATATGGTCAGCAAGGCGTTCGTGTCAATGCCATCTCAGCTGGTCCAATTCGGACAGTATCAGCAAAAGGTGTCGGCGACTTCAATTCGATTCTTGATAGCATCGAAGAACGTGCGCCACTTCATCGTAACGTCACGACAGAACAAATTGGTCAAAGTGGACTGTTCTTGCTTTCACAAATGTCGAGTGGGGTGACAGGAGAAATCCTTCACGTTGATAGCGGATTCCACATTCTTTAA
- a CDS encoding phosphatidylglycerophosphatase A, with the protein MKKTHSKEVKQAAIDKLHERGVTIHAIAEIVYQMQAPYTVDLTIETCVSSVERVLEKRELQHAILVGAELDILAEKGLLSEPLLSIIQSDEGLFGVDETIAIGAVNTYGSIAVTTFGYLDKAKVGIIKELDTKLGDGKVNTFMDDIVAAIAANASGRLAHRLRDKEDYSAEELEERKGTY; encoded by the coding sequence ATGAAGAAAACACATTCAAAAGAAGTCAAACAGGCAGCTATCGATAAGTTACATGAACGAGGGGTAACGATTCATGCGATTGCTGAAATCGTGTACCAGATGCAGGCCCCATACACGGTAGATCTGACAATTGAAACATGTGTCAGTTCAGTAGAACGTGTTCTTGAAAAACGTGAATTACAACATGCGATTCTCGTCGGAGCAGAACTAGACATCTTGGCGGAAAAAGGGTTATTATCAGAACCCCTCCTGTCCATCATCCAAAGCGATGAAGGGCTATTTGGCGTAGATGAGACGATTGCGATTGGCGCCGTCAACACGTATGGTTCGATTGCGGTTACGACGTTCGGCTATTTGGATAAAGCAAAGGTCGGTATCATCAAAGAACTCGATACGAAGCTTGGGGATGGAAAAGTCAATACGTTCATGGATGATATCGTCGCGGCCATCGCAGCAAACGCGTCCGGACGACTAGCGCATCGCTTGCGGGATAAAGAAGACTACTCAGCAGAAGAATTAGAAGAACGTAAGGGGACATACTAA